AATATTGTGGTCACACCAAAGACTTAAAACTAGATAAGGTAACCACTTACGATAGTCATTTATTTGCCGGTTATCCATGGTCTGTTATGGTTTCTTCCAAAAATCATAAAATAGCTGTGGTAGATACATTCGATGCTGCTGTTAAGTTGCGCCATGGCAGTATCGGAGATATGGCGATTTCTGAAGATTTTATAGTAGGTCCATGGGAGCGTCCTAAGCCAGAGGAGCATATACCATGTATAGATCAAGATATACCCATACCAAGTTTAGAAGAATACTGTTTAATCACCAAAAAATATATTAGAACTGATCATGGCAATCACTAGTAGAGAGGCACTAAAGAAAAGCTTTGAAAAAGGATCTATCCCTACCCAACGTGATTTTGAGGATTTGATAGACTCCATGTTTCATAAGCAAGATGATAAGATTATTTCTCAGGATCATGGCTTAAGTTTATCTCCTAAAGGGAGTTCCGCTAAGTTGATAACATTTTTCAATAATTTGAACGATTTTAAACCTACTTGGAGCATTGAACAATACCCCAAAAATACCCCAGATTTTGGATTTAATCTTGTTGATAAGCAAGGGGAGAGTAAGCTGCTTATTCAAGCGAATGGACATGTTGGCATAGGTACAACCAATCCATCGGAAAGATTAACCGTAAATGGCAATGTCAGCATGCATGGACGTAGGGGTACGTATACTTCTGGTACAGTGCCTGGTGACGGTAATTGGTATAATATTACCCCTCCATTAAATGCATGCCATGCATTTGAAGTCATCGCTAAAATTGGTAAGCAAGGACGTGGTTTATATGCTATGACCCATGCTATCGCACTAAGTACATTTGGAGATTCCAGTAATAAGATTGATGCTGTAAAGGCCTATTATGGTAGTTTCAGAAATAAAATTAATCTTCGCTGGGTTGGAGATACCTTTAATTATACATTGCAAATAAAAACCCAACGTGATTATGGAGAGGGGAGTCTGATTAAATATTATGTGACCAATTTGTGGTGGGAAGAAGAAGAATATGAAGCCGTCCAGCAATAATAAATGTGTGATGCATGTATCATCTTGTTTTTATGGTAGTTTCTACTATGTTTCTTAAGGCCTCACTATTCGCTATATGGTTTGCGTTTTATGGGTAGATATATAAAAAACCAAGAAACTTTCTTAAATTAGTAGATAGTTCTATAGAAAGCATTATACCATTTAATATACTTATGAAAAAAGAGATTCATCCAGCATATAGGCCAGTTGTTTTTTTAGATACTTCTAGTGGTGCTAAGTTTATGACCCGCTCTACCATATCTACCTCAGAAACCATTGAGTGGGAGGATAAAAAAACATATCCTTTATTCAAAGTGGAGGTTAGTTATGTGTCACATCCTTTTTATACAGGGAAGAAAATTTTTGTAGATACAGCAGGTAGGATTGAACGTTTCAATCAAAAATATAAAAAGAAAAATACAGCTGCTCTAGCAAATCAATAAGCGCCTAATGCCTTTAGGCGGCAGTCACCATACTCTATGGCTTAAATTTTAAAATGGGTCGACCCTTAAGTGGAGGCTATTGCCTGAACGTATTCATTAAATTTATTACTTGCCATGCAATTTGCAGAGATACCTGAGCACCATGTTTTTAAAAACACTTTAATAAACATGGCGCTTACAGGTAGGGTAGCGCATGCGCAGCTTTTTGTAGGTCCTGTTGGTTCTGCGAATCTTGCTTTAGCATTAGCCTTTGCGACTTATTTAAATTGCAGTTCCCGTCAGGAAGCGGATGCTTGTGGCCGTTGTTTTTCTTGTATCAACATGGCGCAATTTACCCATCCAGACGTGCAGTTGGTATTTCCTAAAAAATCAAGTGGTGCTGTTTTGGAAGCACCATCAGCTTATTTAGAAGCATTTCGTAATTGTCTTAAGGAAAATCCTTTTTTAACCCTGGAGGAATGGTCTAGTGCCATGCATTATGATGGTAACCAGTGTCAGATTAGTAGGAGAGATGCCAGTTCCATTAACCAACAACTTAGCTTAAAACCTTTTATTGGCCCCTATAAAATCGTCTGTATATGGCTGCCAGAATATTTGCATCATACAGCAGCTAACGCACTGTTGAAAACCTTAGAAGAGCCCCCCGTAGATACTGTTTTTTTGTTGGTCAGTTCTAATAGTGATCAAGTCATATCCACCATTAGGTCCCGAAGCCAACAGCATACGATTCCCCCTTGTTCAGAAGCAGCTATTCAACAGCTTTTATGCAGTAAGCATAAGGCATTAGATGCGGATCGATGCAAAGCAATAGCCTGCTTAGCCGAAGGGAATCTATATAAAGCTTTTCAATTGGTTGAGCAAGATGTTGAAGCCCATTTTGAGCAGTTTAGCCATTGGATGCGTAGTTGTTATAGGGGTGATTTGATTAAATTGGTGGGGTATTCTGAAGCATTTTACAAACTATCTTCTGATGCACAAAAAGCTTTTTTTGCTTACGCACTACAACTGATCAGGGTCATTTTATTAGCCAAGTTGGGCTACCCGCTTTTACACATACAACCAACTGGTGAAGCAACGTTTTGTAAAAAATTTGGCCTTACTGTGACCATACATCAATTGAAAGAAATGGTTACACAATTGATGCAGGCATATTATTATTTAGAACGTAATGGCCATGCAAAAATGGTTTATACCCATCTGTCTACTCAAATTGTACATATTTTTGGCGCTGTTTAGCCACGCAACTAGCAAGCCAACGATTCAGCTCAGTAATGAGTTTATCTATTCGGTTGGCCAAAATAACCCAGCCAAAATTAAGAATCCACCAGGGATAACGGTTGCACATGGGATGGCAAAGGCTATACGCAGGGCGAGGGTCAAGGTCCTATGTTCCAATTTTATACCCTCGTAAAATTGATTTAAATCTTTTATAAATGCGCGTGCTATATCTTGCTTGCAGCAGGGACAAAGATGTATATATAAGTAGGAAGGCTTGGGCATCCATTTGATCCTTCCTTTAGATTTCATATCAATCAATGATTGCGCCAGACAGGATCCATGCATATAATGGCCACATGAAGGAAGGCGAATCGTAGTGACCTCTGTCTCTTTTTTAGCACAAACTACACAAGTTTGATCTTCCTTTTTAGCTAATACCGTATTAGACCTAGGATACTTCTGGTTAAAAAATAATGACAGCTTTGTATCCAATTGGGTTAAAGTTTTATGAAAAGTGGGAGATCGTAAAGCTAGATTCATTTTTTCTAGCTGGCCTATGACCATCTCTCGAACATATGCTTGGGTAGTTTGATCCATTTGAGCCAGCAGCGGATTGGCGTCATAGTCGATCAATAGCTTAACGATTTTTGCTCGGTCTTCAGCCTTTTTAATCTGATTGACCATGCCAAGAGGGACTTGTTGCTTACGGTTTATCTCATTAGGTGAGGCACCAGCTTTTAGAAGCATCTCGATAAGCTCTATCCGATTTCGATCATCTCCATGTTGTATTACTTCTGTAAGCGGTGTTTCTCCCCATCTATTCTGCTGACATAAATCTACGCCATATCCAACTAATTGCTTTAATAGTTTAATCAATGTGTTATATCCTTCAGCTTGTATTTGCTTGATGTAGCAAGGTAGTGTGGTGGCGTCTTTATAGGCAGGCGGTAGTGTTGTTGGATCTGCTAAAGCGTTCACCATTAAAGTAATGGATTCGTTTTCTGGTTGTTTTGTATGTGATAATTTACCCTGACGTGCATACTCGAGTACTAATGCGTTGCTTCCTTTATTATTGC
The nucleotide sequence above comes from Cardinium endosymbiont of Sogatella furcifera. Encoded proteins:
- a CDS encoding adhesin, whose product is MAITSREALKKSFEKGSIPTQRDFEDLIDSMFHKQDDKIISQDHGLSLSPKGSSAKLITFFNNLNDFKPTWSIEQYPKNTPDFGFNLVDKQGESKLLIQANGHVGIGTTNPSERLTVNGNVSMHGRRGTYTSGTVPGDGNWYNITPPLNACHAFEVIAKIGKQGRGLYAMTHAIALSTFGDSSNKIDAVKAYYGSFRNKINLRWVGDTFNYTLQIKTQRDYGEGSLIKYYVTNLWWEEEEYEAVQQ
- a CDS encoding type B 50S ribosomal protein L31 yields the protein MKKEIHPAYRPVVFLDTSSGAKFMTRSTISTSETIEWEDKKTYPLFKVEVSYVSHPFYTGKKIFVDTAGRIERFNQKYKKKNTAALANQ
- a CDS encoding ATP-binding protein produces the protein MQFAEIPEHHVFKNTLINMALTGRVAHAQLFVGPVGSANLALALAFATYLNCSSRQEADACGRCFSCINMAQFTHPDVQLVFPKKSSGAVLEAPSAYLEAFRNCLKENPFLTLEEWSSAMHYDGNQCQISRRDASSINQQLSLKPFIGPYKIVCIWLPEYLHHTAANALLKTLEEPPVDTVFLLVSSNSDQVISTIRSRSQQHTIPPCSEAAIQQLLCSKHKALDADRCKAIACLAEGNLYKAFQLVEQDVEAHFEQFSHWMRSCYRGDLIKLVGYSEAFYKLSSDAQKAFFAYALQLIRVILLAKLGYPLLHIQPTGEATFCKKFGLTVTIHQLKEMVTQLMQAYYYLERNGHAKMVYTHLSTQIVHIFGAV
- a CDS encoding ankyrin repeat domain-containing RING finger protein — translated: MVHNRYITTHQQWNRIAQRCITLLGCFYLCTAPSCDLYKLKNNSKLFVPYNHNLPYNDKREKLISKDENFIEEQLQNALQGDTDAVNKLAQKGKHIDTQALPKPGSVQVSIISNNKGSNALVLEYARQGKLSHTKQPENESITLMVNALADPTTLPPAYKDATTLPCYIKQIQAEGYNTLIKLLKQLVGYGVDLCQQNRWGETPLTEVIQHGDDRNRIELIEMLLKAGASPNEINRKQQVPLGMVNQIKKAEDRAKIVKLLIDYDANPLLAQMDQTTQAYVREMVIGQLEKMNLALRSPTFHKTLTQLDTKLSLFFNQKYPRSNTVLAKKEDQTCVVCAKKETEVTTIRLPSCGHYMHGSCLAQSLIDMKSKGRIKWMPKPSYLYIHLCPCCKQDIARAFIKDLNQFYEGIKLEHRTLTLALRIAFAIPCATVIPGGFLILAGLFWPTE